The following coding sequences are from one Pusillimonas sp. DMV24BSW_D window:
- a CDS encoding ATP-dependent nuclease, which produces MPKINKFIIENFKGIEKAEIDLERKSASPVLTLIGLNESGKTTILEALSHFITGDRSVSSLFDGPYAKATGLGLIPMHRKAAFTGKIKIGAEISLSEEDIETLQELAKKFNLILDSAPLRNPIKAIRTFSFEDSTLKNNNSFWTIPLHAKKLRGKKFSEYQRPKDSDEDDLWLDCVNLIEDRLQQVSYFPTFLVDMPARIYLQEHQDESAQNRHYRFVLQDILDSLDEGLSLEKHVAQRIQDYKESQKTATWLSMFFGSPSKTPIDSVFQKISSAITKEVIGSWQRVFQRAISAKSISIDWNVDAEKGDLPYATFHVSDGESKYAINERSLGFRWFFSFLLFTGFSNGKKRKTIFIFDEPAANLHAKAQAELLTSFSKIASDGNKIIYSTHSHHMINPRWLGAAYIVENAALDYDSSDNFGLDTKPTNITATPYRQFVSSFPTRSSYFQPVIEKLEYIPPEIVGSAPYLIVEGISDFYALTLAKRIAGKTYSFNVLPGSGSGSSGPVLSQLLAQGQEFVLLLDDDSEGKKAVAKYADEWFIGPDNLMTLKSVDESFGGMAMEKLLGNETIELIQSHLEIPRPPSKKQIGWYLAESNAASGDVTDRLPQSAIEKLVDILDHFEISFTKTA; this is translated from the coding sequence ATGCCTAAGATCAATAAGTTTATTATCGAAAATTTCAAGGGTATTGAAAAAGCTGAGATTGATCTTGAGAGAAAATCAGCCAGTCCAGTTTTGACGTTAATTGGACTCAACGAAAGTGGTAAAACAACCATCCTCGAAGCGCTTTCGCATTTTATTACTGGTGATAGGTCGGTTTCCAGCTTGTTTGATGGGCCTTATGCCAAAGCCACAGGCTTAGGTTTGATTCCAATGCACCGCAAGGCTGCATTCACCGGGAAGATCAAGATTGGCGCTGAAATATCTTTAAGCGAGGAGGATATTGAAACGCTTCAGGAGCTGGCCAAAAAATTCAATCTAATCCTCGACTCAGCCCCTTTACGAAACCCGATTAAAGCCATAAGAACATTTTCCTTCGAGGACAGCACCTTAAAGAACAACAATAGTTTTTGGACTATCCCTTTACACGCAAAAAAGCTCAGAGGGAAAAAGTTCTCGGAATACCAGCGACCGAAGGACAGCGATGAGGACGATCTTTGGCTGGATTGCGTCAACCTCATAGAAGATCGTCTCCAGCAAGTTTCCTACTTTCCAACTTTTCTTGTAGACATGCCAGCAAGAATCTACTTGCAGGAGCATCAGGATGAAAGTGCTCAGAACCGACACTACCGGTTTGTCCTTCAGGACATCCTTGATAGTCTGGATGAAGGGTTGTCACTAGAAAAACATGTTGCACAACGAATTCAGGACTACAAGGAAAGCCAGAAAACCGCCACCTGGCTATCGATGTTTTTTGGTAGTCCGAGCAAGACGCCGATAGACTCAGTATTCCAAAAAATTTCCAGTGCAATTACAAAGGAAGTAATCGGGAGTTGGCAACGAGTTTTTCAACGCGCCATCTCTGCAAAGTCCATTTCCATTGACTGGAACGTCGATGCTGAAAAAGGTGATCTTCCGTACGCCACTTTCCACGTTTCGGATGGCGAATCTAAATACGCCATCAATGAGCGATCCCTAGGCTTTCGTTGGTTCTTTTCATTCCTTCTCTTCACCGGATTTAGTAACGGGAAAAAGCGTAAGACTATCTTTATTTTTGATGAGCCTGCAGCCAACCTTCATGCAAAAGCTCAGGCAGAGCTGTTAACCAGTTTTTCGAAGATAGCATCGGATGGAAATAAGATTATCTATTCCACCCATAGTCATCACATGATTAACCCACGATGGCTCGGCGCGGCTTACATCGTGGAGAATGCCGCACTTGATTATGACAGTTCGGATAACTTCGGTTTAGACACCAAACCAACGAATATTACCGCTACGCCTTACCGCCAATTTGTATCCAGTTTCCCAACGCGATCAAGCTACTTCCAGCCTGTCATCGAGAAGCTTGAGTATATCCCACCGGAGATCGTGGGTTCAGCGCCATATTTAATAGTCGAAGGGATTTCCGACTTTTACGCTCTTACGCTCGCCAAGCGCATTGCCGGTAAAACATATTCCTTCAATGTGCTTCCGGGATCTGGTTCTGGGTCATCAGGCCCTGTGTTGAGCCAGCTACTGGCTCAAGGCCAAGAATTTGTTTTGCTTCTCGATGACGACTCGGAAGGAAAGAAGGCGGTAGCCAAGTATGCGGATGAATGGTTCATCGGTCCAGACAATCTCATGACGTTAAAGTCTGTTGATGAGTCTTTTGGAGGAATGGCTATGGAGAAGCTGCTTGGTAATGAAACCATCGAACTCATTCAGAGCCACCTCGAAATCCCGCGCCCCCCCAGCAAGAAGCAAATCGGCTGGTATTTGGCGGAGTCGAACGCTGCGTCTGGTGATGTGACAGACAGACTGCCTCAATCAGCCATTGAAAAATTAGTTGACATTCTCGACCACTTCGAAATTTCATTTACTAAGACAGCATGA